The stretch of DNA tttctttaaaaaaaaaagatttctttaaaaaaaagttaccgtaaaaaaaaaagtttttttaattttttttaattaaaaaataaataattactgagttggcaattaaaaataaataaaaaataaattaatttccacgtgtcatgccacgtcaagattcttccatgtcatatgcccacttgttgagccaggggggtaacgcaaagaatcttgacattgcaggggggtaatctcaaaaaaatattttgcagggggggtaacgcaaaactctgctattttgcaggggggtatgacactatttacccttttttttttaaaaatggataATTTCAAGTTGTTTAACAacttcttttgatttttttttttgaatgttaGACgtattttgaaataaatttgatCATCACGTGagcttattatatatttttttccttttctcaaTAGACCGATTCTTTAAACCCCTTACACGATCTTTATAAAGATTGATCTCTGCTTATTGATTTAAAATCATAATCAACATAACTAAATTTAATAAAGATTAATAAAGCACTAATCACACAACACAAAAAATAACAGGTCAATTAGATTCCCCGTCTTTTgttgtgttaatttttttttatgtaaagtCGGGTCATCGGGTTCACCAAAATTAGGGAAAGTATATGAGTCAAAGAATACTTTAAGagatcatcaaaatcaaatttcacGTTAATAAAAGAATTCAAACAAAATTCATTGAGTTagaatatattttgaaaacatgCATCTAGCAAAGAACGAAATACAATAACCCTTTCAATAAGTACATAAATAGATTGAAATATTCAAGAATATAGAAACTTGAATAAAATACAATTATCCTTTCAATAAGTACGTTAAAAAATGTTGGTTGTAGAACGATAACAATCCGAATCCGCGGAACCCAACACCTTGAAGATACAATGGAGTACTTTAATCTCATCGTTGGAACGAAACAATATCTCCTTTGTTATCAACTCAGCTACAACCacaaatatttcttttaatgaattaaaaattaaaactatctCACAAAACTCTATGCCCgtgagagaaaaagaagaaaaaaaaatatgatatgactTAATAAGTCAAGATATTTcgtcataaaaaataaaataagactTGCTACCGAAGATACATCCCATGGACTATATGTCAACAGATGTTGAGTATCTGTATTGTATCTCCCACGAGAATCTCAGACGCTCTATAATGTAGCGATTAGATCTAAAAAATAATGGACATAAGTGTACATAATTAAACATTGATGATGCTATTTAAGATACaactttttttctctcttcaagcactacttaagtaacgaacCTGACtagtacaaataattaaatgtaGTGCATACAAAATTGAATGAGGGAAGGTTTAAATACATATTACCTCTGTGTTCAGCTTAGTGGGATGTCTGTAGAGTtccttaatatttttattgtgttGAAAATAAGATTTTTGTGAAAAACAGTGGTTTTTGGaagggtttaaaaaaaaatgtttctctCTCTCACCCTTCCTAAGTAGCGGATGGGAAAAAAGTTCACACATTTTTTAAGCGTGTCATTGTGGTCTCTCTTTGGGTGAAGAGAGACCACAAGAATGATTCATTAGGGTGtgcaaattaaatttattacttaAGTAACAAACAAATGTATTTCGGTAATTTAGTAGGACACGTGAGAAAATTCAaggtgaacaaaaaaaaaactcagcaAATCTAATATTGCAAGTGGATTTTAATTCGAAATTCTCTACATATCCGGTTTACAGTTTTGGGCTAAACTGCTTCAACCCGGCCCATGTAGACGGTGTTTTGGACATTTGATCCGGTTGAGAACAACTAACCAACTACAAACGGCTACCAATAGTTGAGTGCTGCGGGATAACGTGAAAGCGCGCGCGGTCGAAGGAGGGAGATGGTTGTACTTTTCAATTTGCAGTTTTCTCGGTGGACTTTCTACAAACACCTTACGCCTCGGAAATTCACAACTCTCTGTAAGCACAATTCCACCGCTAATTTATCCCATTTCGTAACCCTAACTTCCCGCCAGAAAGATCAAATTCATCTCTACGTCGACACACTTCTTCAATGGAACAAGGTATTCATTTATTCAGTTTCTCTATCTCACACGCAAATCAATAACGCTCAATCTCGTTTAACACTTGCATTTTGTGATTGTAATTGCAGCGCATGAATCTAACCGCTGTTAAAGAAGTTAATGAAGTTATGGAAAGACACATTGAGGACTCCCTCGCGATTTTGCCTCCGATGAGCGATAATTATATCAATCACTGCAGCAGTTCCATCGATAAGCTTAAACTTGTCGATGTTGGAACTGGTGCCGGCCTTCCTGGAGTAGTTTTGGCCATAGCTCGACCAGGTGAAGTGAATTTCATTTGTTATAATGTATTAGCATTTCACAACCAAAATGTGTTATTGTTAGATAGGGTTAATTTTGAAGTGTGATTTAGGCATGGTTTGtatagcataagcacttatcatatactaagggcccgtttggaatttggattagcttatttttgagcttatgcaaacaggttatgcaatataaattaggttttatgctattttataagttcacactagggTTAATTTTGAAGTGTGATTAAGGCATGGTTTCTATagcataagcgcttatcatataCTAAATGCTTAAGTATAAGTTATTTcgataacaaaagataaaatgtaGTCAGTCTATGTTcgtataagttataagttgttttcataagttatacgagagagtttatgaaaataagctgaaaacaacttgtGTTCAtgttataagctattttataagCTCTtctgaatagtctcataagtgcTTATGTTTGTAGATAAGATCAATCaataaactaatccaaacaTGCCCTTAATGCAATAGATTGGGATGTAACGCTGATGGAATCTATGTACAAGCGGTGCGTCTTCTTGGAGCATGTTGTCAGTGTTATAGGTTCCTCTAACATTCAAATTGTAAGAGGACGAGCAGAGGTACAATGgattcatttcttttttaatgaggattttaatttgagtattcaatgtgtttgttaaaatgtaaATGGGCACAGGACAGAGTTTGGGGCAGAATCTTTGCTTCAGAGAGAAATTTGACATAGCAGTAGCCAGGGCAGTTGCAGAGACGAGAATATTAGGTACTATTTGGCGACTTAATGATAATTTAATACTTTATTGTCGAGTGAATTCTTAAGTCGATCCTTGGAATTGTAAGGTTGTACCAATGTAGTCCTCCACATTATCAATATTCAAAATTCCAAAATGatacttcaaattattataaaatgttAATCAAACTTGTCCCTTTGATTGTGGTACCGAATGTATCCTTGACATTATTCACCTAGTTTTAAATTTATCCATGATATGACCAACTTCATATCACTCTAGTCTCTTCAAATACAGAGGTACACATTTGATTAAATCTTTGTAATTTCAGTGATCATGTTGGAATATCGATAATGTGAGGGACTAGATTAATACAGACCTACAATTCTAAGGACCAATTTTATTTCCATAATAAcacttgtgattttttttt from Trifolium pratense cultivar HEN17-A07 linkage group LG5, ARS_RC_1.1, whole genome shotgun sequence encodes:
- the LOC123885561 gene encoding ribosomal RNA small subunit methyltransferase G; amino-acid sequence: MVVLFNLQFSRWTFYKHLTPRKFTTLCKHNSTANLSHFVTLTSRQKDQIHLYVDTLLQWNKRMNLTAVKEVNEVMERHIEDSLAILPPMSDNYINHCSSSIDKLKLVDVGTGAGLPGVVLAIARPDWDVTLMESMYKRCVFLEHVVSVIGSSNIQIVRGRAESLGQNLCFREKFDIAVARAVAETRILAEYCLPLVRVGGMFVAAKGHDPEDEVKKAESAIKKMGASLLQVCSVESQSPYGQRTAVICLKDHPTPMKYPRGPGTPAKEPL